The window aaaaaaaaaaaaaaaaaaaaaaaaaaatacctcTAAACCCTAAAAAAGGGCTTAATGTACATGCCAATCAAAACGTGATTAACGATAaaccattaaaaaagatgaaagaAAACGAGTTTTTaacttataaaaataagccAAGTATTAAATTAgactaattaaaaataaaagattacactaaaaatattgctcacataaaaataagtatATGAATttgagaaagaaagaaaaaataaaaaaataaaaaaacttagTTATAATGTACAGGATAGGATGTgccaaaagaaataataatataaccataaaaaattaaaaattcacccaaaaaaaaaaaaaaaaaaaataaaataaaataattatgataGCAGCAGTCTTGTAAACTTAAACGAAACATAAAAGTAACATAAGCAACTATGTAAACCAAACCTTTTAAAAGTAGAGCAAAGCTATTGGCTAgttggtttaaaaaaatgaaataaaaatcacaAAGAAAACACTTAATGATATAGATGGTGTGTTTTTGCGAACACCAGCTGTATAAATGGAAAATGAATAAGCACTACTGTTAATAGTTGCACTACTGGATGATGTCGTAACTGGTTGCGTAGAAATAATTGGTGTGATAGTAGTGGCACCGGTATTAGCAGTACTTAACGTTGTAACAATGTTATTAGTATCGAATGTTTTGGATGTGTGTTGGGTTTCActaatattgttgttattatcggTAGTAATGGTAGCGGTATATTCTCCGGTACTTGAAGTAGTGCTCAAAGTATCTGTAGTCGTTTCGATAGTAGCAGGCGTACTCTTAGTGGTAAAGTCCATGCTATTTGTTTCGGTTGTAACAGAGTACACAGGAGTGCCATTATCAATAATTGTGGTGCCCTCATTGCTCTTAGTATTACTAGTCTCGACATTTGTGTTCTTggaattaataatagtagaaGTAACTGCACCATTGTTAGAAGTTGTTGTCGTAACACTATCAGTACTCGAAAGAATGTTATTACTTGACAAACTTGGtgtaatagtagtagtagtagtataatcatttccattatttttaccgAAAGTAGATTCTGTACTAGTATATGTAACATAAGTAATATATGTCGTTGCAGAATCTGTAACGGTGCTAATACTTGTAACTGTAATCGTAGTGATTGGAATTGCAGAAGAAACACTGGAAGTAAAACTATTAGGTGTAAATGACAATGAATTTGTAACGATATTACCACTCAAAACAGAACTTGATCTTGGTACatttttactattagtGAATGTGTTATAAGTGGAACTAGTCGAACTTAACGGTAATGATTTCGTAACATTTGTACTGCTCATGATTAAACTAGATGATATATAACTTTCTCTGTTACAAGATGAACAGTATGTTGAACTACTCAAACTTGATGGTGACGAAATTGTAGTAACTGCACTGCTTGTAATCAAACTAGATGATGTATAGCCTTCAGTACTGCTATAGGAAATATGGCTgcaattattaaaacttaATGCTAATGAACTTGTAGCGTATGTACTACTCATAATCAAACTAGATGATGTATAACCTTCAGTACCGCTATAGGAAATATAAGTAGAACTCTCAATAGTATCACTACTAGATGAACTGTAGGCCGAACTACTCGTGATTAATGGTAATGAACTTGTAACATCTGTACTAATAGTTATAATTGAACTTGATGGTGTATAACTCTCTGTATTGCAGGATGAGCAATAGGTAGAACTACTCAAAACTAATGGTGATGAATTTGTACTAACCATACTAGAAGTAACAATGGAACTTGGTGGTATATAACTTTCTGTATTGCTATAGGAAATATAGctggtattattaaaacttaATGGTGAACTTGTTGCATCTGTACTGCTTGTAACCAAACTCATTGATGTATAACCTTCAGCACCACTATAGGAAACATAAGTAGAACTTTCAATAGTATCACTGCTAAATGAGCTGTAGACCAAACTACTCGTGATTAATGGTAATGAACTTGTAACATCCGTACTAATAGTTATAATTGAACTTGATGGTGCATAACTTTCTGCATTGCAGGATGAGCAATAGGTAGAGCTACTCAAAACTAATGGTGATGAATTTGTACCAACTATACTAGAAGTAACAATGGAACTTGATGGTGTATAACTTTCGGTACTGCTATAGGTAATATAAGTAGAACTTTCAATAGTATCACCACTAAATGAGCTGTAGGCTGAACTAATCATGCTTAATGGTAATGATATTGTACTAGCCGTACTAATAGATATAACGGGACTAGATGGTGTGTAGCTTTCAGTACTACTAGAGACAATATGAATAGAACTTGCAATACTACTGCTATAGGAGCTATCGGTATAACTACTAAAACCTAACGATAAAGAACTTGTAACAATATCACTACTATATGAGCTATAGATGGAACTACTCATACTTAATGGTAATGATTTTGTACTAGCTGTAATACTATTTGTAATAGTACTCGATGATGTATAAGTTTCAGTACTGCTATATGGAATATAAGTAGAACTTTCAATAGTATCACTGCTAAATGAGTTGTAGGCCAAACTACTAAAGcttaataatgatgaagtTGTAACATCTGTACTACTAGTAATGTAACTTGATGATGTACTGCTTGCAGGAATGCTATATGAGTTATAAGTAGAACTGCTTGAACTTATTGGCGATGAAGTTGTAGGATTTGCAATACTTGTTATCAAACTTGATGAGGCATAACTTTCAGAACTGCTAGAAAAATCGAAGGAACTACTTGTACTAGAAAACAAGGTTGAAACAATAGGAATACTTTTCGAAATATCGCCAGACGATAAAGTTACAACTGTGGATACCATTTCTTCGGTCGTACTTCCAGGTATTTTAGCAGAGCTGAAAGAACCAGTGGAACTAGATGAAGTATTGAAATATCCAAACGTTGGTGTTTCCACATATATAATTGTAGAAGTAGTAGGAATACCATTATTGCCGGTAACGATAAATTTCTCGGTTGAAAAGGTACTAGTAAAACCACCACCCCAACCAATAGTGGTTGTACTTAATCTATTGATATCTGGTGTTTCAACGTAGATGATTGTAGATGTGGTTGAATTCCCATCTGTTCCTGTTACTGTGTATATACTGGTGGAATAAGTACTAATATACGATCCAGTCCACCCTGTtgtagttgttgttgaagcATCAACATCCGGTGTTTCAACGTAGATGATTGTAGATGTGGTTGGATTTCCATCTGTTCCTGTTACTGTGTATATACTAGTGGAGTAGGTAGTAATGTATGATCCAGTCCATCCTGTTGTAGTAGTTGTTGAAGCATCAACATCTGGTGTTTCAACGTAGATAATAGTAGATGTGGTTGGATTTCCATCTGTTCCTGTTACTGTGTATATACTGGTGGAGTAGGTAGTAATGTATGATCCAGTCCATCCTGTTGTAGTAGTTGTTGAAGCATCGACATCTGGTGTTTCGACGTAGATAATAGTAGATGTGGTTGGATTTCCATCTGTTCCTGTTACGGTGAAAATACTGGTAGAGTAGGTAGTAATGTATGATCCAGTCCATCCCGTTGTAGTTGTTGTCGAAGCATCAACATCTGGTGTTTCGACGTAGATGATTGTAGATGTAGTTGGATTTCCATCATTACCAGTTGTGGTGAATATACTTGTGGAATAGGTAGATGTGTATGATCCAGTCCATCCTGTTGTAGTAGTTGTTGAAGCATCGACATCTGGTGTTTCGACGTAGATGATTGTAGATGTAGTTGGATTTCCATCATTACCAGTTGTGGTGAATATACTTGTGGAATAGGTAGATGTGTATGATCCAGTCCATCCTGTAATCACAGTGGTTGAAGCATCAACATCTGGTGTTTCGACGTAGataatagtagatgtagtTGGATTACCATCGTTACCGGTTGTGGTGAATATACTTGTAGAATAGGTAGATGTGTATGATCCAGTCCAACCAGTAATCACAGTAGTTGAAGCATCGACATCTGGTGTTTCGACATAGATGATTGTAGATGTAGTTGGATTTCCATCATTACCAGTTGTGGTGAATATACTTGTGGAATAGGTAGATGTGTATGATCCAGTCCATCCTGTTGTAGTAGTTGTTGAGGCATCAACATCTGGTGTTTCGACGTAGATGATTGTAGATGTAGTTGGATTACCATCGTTACCAGTTGTGGTGAATATACTTGTAGAATAGGTAGATGTGTATGATCCAGTCCATCCTGTTGTAGTAGTTGTTGAAGCATCAACATCTGGTGTTTCGACGTAGATGATTGTAGATGTAGTTGGATTTCCATCATTACCAGTTGTGGTGAATATACTTGTGGAGTAAGTTGAAGTGTATGATCCAGTCCATCCTGTAATCACAGTGGTTGAAGCATCAACATCTGGTGTTTCGACGTAGATGATTGTAGATGTAGTTGGATTACCATCATTACCAGTTGTGGTGAATATACTTGTAGAATAGGTAGATGTGTATGATCCAGTCCATCCTGTTGTAGTAGTTGTTGAAGCATCAACATCTGGTGTTTCGACGTAGATGATTGTAGATGTAGTTGGATTACCATCATTACCGGTTGTAGTGAATATACTTGTAGAATAGGTAGATGTGTATGATCCAGTCCATCCTGTAATCACAGTGGTTGAAGCATCAACATCTGGTGTTTCGACGTAGataatagtagatgtagtTGGATTACCATCGTTACCGGTTGTGGTGAATATACTTGTAGAATAGGTAGATGTGTATGATCCAGTCCATCCTGTTGTAGTAGTTGTTGAAGCATCAACATCTGGTGTTTCGACGTAGATGATTGTAGATGTAGTTGGATTACCATCATTACCGGTTGTAGTGAATATACTTGTAGAATAGGTAGATGTGTATGATCCAGTCCATCCTGTAATCACAGTGGTTGAAGCATCAACATCTGGTGTTTCGACGTAGataatagtagatgtagtTGGATTTCCATCATTACCGGTTGTAGTGAATATACTTGTAGAATAGGTAGATGTGTATGATCCAGTCCATCCTGTTGTAGTAGTTGTTGAGGCATCAACATCTGGTGTTTCGACGTAGATAATGGTAGATGTAGTTGGGTTTCCATCATTACCGGTTATAGTGAATATACTTGTAGAATAGGTAGATGTGTATGATCCAGTCCATCCTGTtgtagttgttgttgaagcATCAACATCTGGTGTTTCCACATAAATAATTGTAGATGTAGTTGGTACCCCATTGCTACCAGTAGTGGTATATACGCTAGTTGTGTATGTAGATACATAAGTCCCAGTCCATCcagttattattgttgagTTGGTTTCAATACCAGGTGTCTCTACATAAATAACGTTGGAAGTTGTGGTTAGACCATTGGATCCTGTAGCAGTAGTAACTTTTGTTGTGAAAGTAGATGTATATGTTCCAGTCCATGGGACTGTTGTGGTTGAATATGCGGGACAATAAGATTCTTCTTCGTCAAAAGTGAAAacataattttcaaaatcagtTATTATAGTTTCATTAGGTAAAGTTACTGTAAAATCTAAACTTGCATAGGATATAgcatttgaaaaaacaagTCTTAatggataataaaaaccacctactaaattaattaaactTGAAGTGGTAGCATCTTGTCCGGAATGCCAACCTTTAATGGCATTTATAAAGAAATCAGTTGTAGCAGCAGTAATATCATTTTGTTCACAGCACCCGAAGGCATTTTTACCAAACAATAATCCAGCCGAATCATCGACATTTCCGAGGGTAAAGTTGTATGGACCTGTTTCCGGTGCTAAAAAGTAACCAGTTATCTCCATAGTAAAATTAGTGAAAGTAGTATCGTAATCATAAATTAATGGTAAAGTGACGGAATCTGCTTGGCTATTATAACAGGTCTTGGAACTAGTAGATTTAGACCCAGAGCATGGACAAACCCAATTCCCGTTGTTTGTACTATAGCCATcacaataacaaataaagtaaTCATCAGAGTTATTCTCGTCATATTGGCATGGGAACCCTGATTCAAATTCAACTGTTTCTACGCCATCCATTGAATGATAAGCTGTAGACTGTTGATAGTATTCGTAAGCCATGTAATCTAAACTTGTAAAAGAATTTGTATCACCGAGAGTATAATTATACCATCTTACTTTAAAACCAGGGGTTGCATTTGTAAGTGGGTTACAAGCATCTTCTGTGTCTGAATCTGTGACAGCATTAATTGCTTTGCTTAATTGTAATAAACATATAAACAGTGTTAAAACACAGTGTTTATATATTGCAGTCAACATGCCAGATAGTTTCTAAATTCCTTcgttttatgtttttttattttataacttttttgaAGAGGTATTTGTAAAGCGATTATGCTCTagaatcaaaaatattttctcttAAAGCAAAAACAAACTAGAAGAAGAgcattatatttatactcAAAAAACTCAAAAGATTATTagtgattttttaatacacaTATTTCACTAGGATATGATGCAGCAGTATTACTTTcaattgtttaaaaaaaatttctcctttttcaaggatatgttttatttataattttttttaactgtAATTTCATCTTTGAATGCcctaataaaattaacacATCCCAATTcctatatttttgttttgtcaACAGAAactttactatttttttttcttaaaataaaatttaaaacgaTATTATTCTGCCATTTTTACCacattgttttttttgaagcTTTCCATGAAAAAACTcacatctttttttttgttttgtcgACAGAAAccctattatttttttcttaaaataaaatttaaaacgaTATTATTCTGTCATTTTTACCacattgtttttttttttttttttgaaactttccataaaaaaacttacatcatttttttttttgtttttccttaCTGCTCAGATCGTATGCCTTGTAAAAgttttgttaataaaaaaaacaaagataaAAGTGAATTTGGTTTGgtataatgataattttcCATGGAtgatgtaaaaaaaaaaacacatgATAAAAATCTAAATACAAAGTAAAAAACGATATATAAAACCAAACGTGTGTATAGTTAATATAATAACcgtattgttttttttcctttcttttttttttaaaaaaaaaaattaaacgtTGACAGTTCTTTAACACGAAATTTGGTTGAagaagcaaaaaaaaaaaaaaaaaaaaaaagaacatgggaagaaataataaaacaataaaatttatatcaaTTACGATATAATTCAGGGCATATGGAACAATAGCGTCAAATTTAAGATCTGCAATTAATTTCGggtaataaataaacaaatctGGAATATCTTAATCTTTGGAAGCGCagaattttaatatatgttATTATGGTGAACTACGCTCTGTTTCAATTAGTTACATAACtcgacaaaaaaaagaaaaagttagtAAACACATCTATCTGCGATGTGCTTCGGTTCACTTAATTGAGCAACATAGAATAGTAGATTTTTGGAAAGTCAAAAAAGTCTAGAAACACAAATAGAAGAATCAAcaatagcaaaaaaaaaaaataaaataaaaataaaaaagaaaaagaaaaatttgggCGTGTAATTTTCAAAGTAAATAAGCttcctaaaaaaaaaaaaattttacaggaatagaaaaatttttaaatatgtaTGAGCCCTTAATTAATGTGCAACGCGCTTCCATtccaaaaaacaaaattggACATGTTTTTATACCAATCTAAAAACTGAATAAATAACGTTACTTTTtgatagttttttttttttttctttttttttaactctTGATCCTTCcattttattgataataatattttatccaaCACAACCGTCAATCATTTTTAAGGAATTAAAGAAACAATGAATGACATATGATGAGGTTAATCTGGGTCAAATATCAAGTATTATGCTTTCGGGAGACACAATTGATAACGCAATAGATCATACCTGCTCTGTATTGATATCAATATATGATAAAACAGGTTTTGCATATAGAtggtaatttttaaattacaaCAACACAAACACTATCagattaaatatattaaacaaaaacatattGTTTGAAGGTAATCTGAATATGCGAAAGATTCTTCTTTGAAATAAATAGGATtaagttgtttttttttctgctAATTACCTAAACTCTGTTCTATCAAAAGCACATCATAATTAGTAAACATCCATTTCTTGAAGatatcatttaaatttttcttttgtgcctcattaatattttttttttaccccTTGACTCTCATTTATAAGTTCATTAACTACAGTTCAAATTTACCTCTTAGAGTTTGATAATCACTTGTCCTTGTATATTAAAGATAGTTGTTAATTGTTGGGAGTTGTTCTTGGTTGTTGTAAATTATTTGGCAATAATGATCTTTAAAGATAAAGGCATGttgtaatattaataacgtTGAGGGATCCATACTTTTGCCATGAAAAATCTAGCAGTAAAACATTAATTacttatttcctttttgctTATTTGTCTTTACTTTAAATACTTTAATAAGCtgaaaatgttatttattaatttttgatcGCAAaagggagaaaaaaaaaaaaaaaaaaaaaagagggagaaaaaaatggacCGTGGTGATCTGAATTCGATGTAAtgttacttttttttaccgAGAGATATTTGTGGTAGTCCATTCCACGTCCgaacaaatattattattctatGAAGTATTTTTATGCGCATCTGTGTTATTTAGGTTATTCAAAATGATTGCTTTCCATATTAAAGAATTACGGCCAAAATCAGGAAATTTATATATGCTTAGatcttatatatatggtACAATCCGATGTccaattttctttaacGAGTTCTCGGAAAGCTAAAAACTCggaaataaatataatggTAGTGCTATGTTACTGTGAAGGATcagtaaaaaatatattgatatatttaatgATGTACAGGTGTTATCTATTATTGTAATTGTGATTCTCGTATTGTTAATGCTTATCTTATTATGTCACAAGCAAAATGGTCTCGCAGTGAATTTGGAGTTTATAAGGTGGGTGGCGTATGCCCCAACACAAACTTTCATATCaagacattttttttatcagtcattttttcccccttgTATATCAGATAATCTATTTgcttaaaaatatataaaaaaggaacTAGAAATTTATGCTTCCTTATACACACATATAAACATATAATTAAgagtttaaaaaagaaaaagaaaaacgtAAAATCTCGTACCAATGAACGAAAAATCTACTACAGCTAATAAGAATGAACAAAATGAAAGTCCAGCCCACAGTAACAACTCGGCAAACAAATTGTTACAAAATGGTGTGAATTCAACTTCATCGACTACACCTGCTAGTGCAGAAGAAACCTTCAGCCAACAGACTACCGAACCTAGCGCTAATAATACAAGATTTGTAGTTGAATCTCCATTTGGTTCCAACTCTCCTGACACaatcaatattaatattccAGCTCATTTAGTAGAAGCCGTCAAAACATTGATTAGAAATGATGCTGCACGCAATATATCAAATAACTACACGACAAACCAACTCATGGAATCAAAAACTATATTACCCATGGGAGTTCCCAAAAATAAGTTACCACTGCCACCAAAACCACCTATTAGAGACTTTGTTACACTAGCAGCTAAAACAGACTACTTAGAACCAAACGAATTGACATGTTCTGTCTGGGGATCCCTAAATTCCCACAATGCA is drawn from Saccharomycodes ludwigii strain NBRC 1722 chromosome V, whole genome shotgun sequence and contains these coding sequences:
- a CDS encoding uncharacterized protein (similar to Saccharomyces cerevisiae YHR211W | FLO5 | FLOcculation (paralog of YAR050W | FLO1)), with translation MLTAIYKHCVLTLFICLLQLSKAINAVTDSDTEDACNPLTNATPGFKVRWYNYTLGDTNSFTSLDYMAYEYYQQSTAYHSMDGVETVEFESGFPCQYDENNSDDYFICYCDGYSTNNGNWVCPCSGSKSTSSKTCYNSQADSVTLPLIYDYDTTFTNFTMEITGYFLAPETGPYNFTLGNVDDSAGLLFGKNAFGCCEQNDITAATTDFFINAIKGWHSGQDATTSSLINLVGGFYYPLRLVFSNAISYASLDFTVTLPNETIITDFENYVFTFDEEESYCPAYSTTTVPWTGTYTSTFTTKVTTATGSNGLTTTSNVIYVETPGIETNSTIITGWTGTYVSTYTTSVYTTTGSNGVPTTSTIIYVETPDVDASTTTTTGWTGSYTSTYSTSIFTITGNDGNPTTSTIIYVETPDVDASTTTTTGWTGSYTSTYSTSIFTTTGNDGNPTTSTIIYVETPDVDASTTVITGWTGSYTSTYSTSIFTTTGNDGNPTTSTIIYVETPDVDASTTTTTGWTGSYTSTYSTSIFTTTGNDGNPTTSTIIYVETPDVDASTTVITGWTGSYTSTYSTSIFTTTGNDGNPTTSTIIYVETPDVDASTTTTTGWTGSYTSTYSTSIFTTTGNDGNPTTSTIIYVETPDVDASTTVITGWTGSYTSTYSTSIFTTTGNDGNPTTSTIIYVETPDVDASTTTTTGWTGSYTSTYSTSIFTTTGNDGNPTTSTIIYVETPDVDASTTTTTGWTGSYTSTYSTSIFTTTGNDGNPTTSTIIYVETPDVDASTTVITGWTGSYTSTYSTSIFTTTGNDGNPTTSTIIYVETPDVDASTTVITGWTGSYTSTYSTSIFTTTGNDGNPTTSTIIYVETPDVDASTTTTTGWTGSYTSTYSTSIFTTTGNDGNPTTSTIIYVETPDVDASTTTTTGWTGSYITTYSTSIFTVTGTDGNPTTSTIIYVETPDVDASTTTTTGWTGSYITTYSTSIYTVTGTDGNPTTSTIIYVETPDVDASTTTTTGWTGSYITTYSTSIYTVTGTDGNPTTSTIIYVETPDVDASTTTTTGWTGSYISTYSTSIYTVTGTDGNSTTSTIIYVETPDINRLSTTTIGWGGGFTSTFSTEKFIVTGNNGIPTTSTIIYVETPTFGYFNTSSSSTGSFSSAKIPGSTTEEMVSTVVTLSSGDISKSIPIVSTLFSSTSSSFDFSSSSESYASSSLITSIANPTTSSPISSSSSTYNSYSIPASSTSSSYITSSTDVTTSSLLSFSSLAYNSFSSDTIESSTYIPYSSTETYTSSSTITNSITASTKSLPLSMSSSIYSSYSSDIVTSSLSLGFSSYTDSSYSSSIASSIHIVSSSTESYTPSSPVISISTASTISLPLSMISSAYSSFSGDTIESSTYITYSSTESYTPSSSIVTSSIVGTNSSPLVLSSSTYCSSCNAESYAPSSSIITISTDVTSSLPLITSSLVYSSFSSDTIESSTYVSYSGAEGYTSMSLVTSSTDATSSPLSFNNTSYISYSNTESYIPPSSIVTSSMVSTNSSPLVLSSSTYCSSCNTESYTPSSSIITISTDVTSSLPLITSSSAYSSSSSDTIESSTYISYSGTEGYTSSSLIMSSTYATSSLALSFNNCSHISYSSTEGYTSSSLITSSAVTTISSPSSLSSSTYCSSCNRESYISSSLIMSSTNVTKSLPLSSTSSTYNTFTNSKNVPRSSSVLSGNIVTNSLSFTPNSFTSSVSSAIPITTITVTSISTVTDSATTYITYVTYTSTESTFGKNNGNDYTTTTTITPSLSSNNILSSTDSVTTTTSNNGAVTSTIINSKNTNVETSNTKSNEGTTIIDNGTPVYSVTTETNSMDFTTKSTPATIETTTDTLSTTSSTGEYTATITTDNNNNISETQHTSKTFDTNNIVTTLSTANTGATTITPIISTQPVTTSSSSATINSSAYSFSIYTAGVRKNTPSISLSVFFVIFISFF